Proteins co-encoded in one candidate division TA06 bacterium genomic window:
- the tsaE gene encoding tRNA (adenosine(37)-N6)-threonylcarbamoyltransferase complex ATPase subunit type 1 TsaE, with protein MKNKLTLSNITTTNSAEQTQTFGQSLAVRLLPGDVVCLWGDLGAGKTTLAQGICQGLQSKEIAVSPSYGLIHEYRGIYDIYHLDLYRLGNSAQAEEIGITDYLYGQGISIIEWPERIRDILPSQRLDIFLTRLDQQTRKIELKASGKNWNDRFNN; from the coding sequence ATGAAAAACAAGTTAACTCTTTCAAATATAACCACCACCAACTCCGCCGAACAGACCCAGACCTTTGGCCAAAGCCTGGCCGTCCGCTTATTGCCCGGCGATGTGGTCTGCCTGTGGGGCGATCTGGGCGCCGGCAAGACGACTTTGGCCCAGGGAATCTGCCAGGGCCTGCAGTCAAAGGAGATCGCGGTCAGCCCCAGTTACGGATTGATTCACGAGTATCGGGGCATTTACGACATCTATCATCTGGACCTGTACCGTTTAGGCAACTCAGCCCAGGCCGAAGAGATCGGCATCACCGATTATCTTTACGGCCAGGGAATTTCCATCATAGAATGGCCGGAGCGGATCCGCGATATCCTGCCGTCCCAGCGGCTGGATATATTTTTGACCAGGCTGGACCAGCAGACCCGGAAGATCGAGTTAAAAGCATCAGGGAAAA